A part of Desulfotomaculum nigrificans DSM 574 genomic DNA contains:
- a CDS encoding O-antigen ligase family protein, with the protein MSKRLDKGNKELAFDILISKIIVVILGVAPLFRGLFFSQDQYNFYLILAPIFLVTLVHTLIKRSWNLSRPTWGLIIVLIAYIATIPTSVNKGYAVQELLKWITCFLLFLSVSQLAQNKKIEKIFLWGVHLSGVLVAITSLASACKLFTYKDVFSGNRLDGVFQYANTTAIYLAASFLVGTYLLLELFLSKGGFTYRKTLTVALAFSSTLITVAIGATRSNGGLIVLLMMIGIWGLLNKGQSRYIIYSITLLELVAGIGFGRYITNLLQDGHNIYALLICFIPGAIISPVLLYIQIKLRSCTNIQVKPIKNIGLIAVSFGMFIMALTVVLSGVGGIDKYLMLKDQVIPQLRLHSLVARILFFRDALHMVIQKPVLGWGGGGWAEAYQSIRSFGYISRQVHSSFLQLTVETGLIGLLGFISFIVLAFKSWAVKVKSNQSDPNYQQFILVTGLAAMALLLHSAVDFDFSLSAVVMEFLVLTAIISTPSHDNKKVKMTNIIGWSAIVLCLLLFISAAMFSISAKEAESAIYSKDLQLRGSYALKAAKYNPLDSTNHIILAQTYFALGNNEQARSEAEKAVSLSQYNIQSRMILVNIALKEKDHQKAVTQIQEAVKLDQLNPAAYEALSSVLLKAAYLSKDQGQLNKSLEYLKQQQAIPNKINHFRSKLSESELKISRIKPQVSKKLIDSLKEGKKLQAEIIEDLLPKNYTK; encoded by the coding sequence ATGAGTAAAAGATTAGATAAAGGAAATAAGGAGCTCGCATTTGATATTCTAATTTCAAAAATAATAGTAGTAATATTAGGTGTTGCGCCTTTATTTAGAGGATTGTTTTTCTCTCAGGATCAATATAATTTTTACCTGATTTTAGCACCTATATTTCTAGTTACCTTGGTACATACCTTAATTAAAAGGTCATGGAATTTATCCAGGCCAACCTGGGGTCTTATAATTGTATTAATTGCCTATATTGCAACTATACCAACATCGGTAAATAAGGGTTACGCAGTACAAGAGCTATTAAAATGGATTACTTGCTTTTTACTTTTTCTATCAGTAAGCCAACTAGCTCAAAATAAAAAAATAGAAAAAATCTTCCTCTGGGGAGTGCATCTATCTGGGGTGCTAGTAGCGATAACCTCCTTAGCATCTGCATGCAAGTTATTTACTTATAAAGATGTTTTCTCAGGTAACCGCTTGGATGGGGTTTTTCAATATGCTAATACAACAGCCATTTACCTGGCGGCTTCATTTTTGGTAGGCACATATCTCTTATTGGAACTTTTTTTATCGAAAGGCGGGTTTACATATAGAAAGACATTAACAGTCGCCCTTGCATTTAGTTCAACACTGATCACAGTAGCAATTGGAGCAACCCGTTCAAACGGAGGGCTTATAGTTTTATTAATGATGATAGGAATTTGGGGGTTACTGAATAAAGGGCAATCTAGGTATATTATCTACTCAATTACATTGTTAGAATTGGTTGCAGGTATAGGGTTTGGCAGATATATTACAAACTTATTGCAAGATGGTCACAATATTTATGCTCTTCTAATATGTTTTATTCCAGGGGCCATAATCAGTCCGGTACTTTTGTACATACAAATAAAGCTGCGGAGCTGTACAAATATACAAGTCAAGCCTATAAAAAATATTGGACTAATTGCAGTTTCTTTTGGCATGTTTATTATGGCATTAACAGTTGTCCTTAGCGGGGTTGGCGGAATCGATAAATATTTGATGCTAAAAGATCAAGTAATACCCCAGTTAAGGCTACATAGTCTTGTGGCAAGAATTCTATTTTTTCGCGATGCTTTACATATGGTTATTCAAAAACCCGTTCTTGGTTGGGGCGGAGGTGGATGGGCTGAAGCTTACCAGTCAATAAGGAGTTTTGGGTATATTTCCCGACAAGTCCACAGTAGTTTCCTTCAGCTTACAGTGGAAACTGGTTTAATCGGCTTGCTGGGTTTTATTTCGTTTATTGTTCTGGCCTTTAAATCATGGGCAGTAAAAGTCAAGAGTAATCAGAGTGACCCTAACTATCAACAATTTATCCTAGTTACTGGTCTGGCAGCTATGGCTTTATTACTGCATAGTGCGGTGGATTTTGATTTTTCTTTAAGTGCAGTGGTTATGGAATTTCTGGTACTTACTGCTATAATATCTACCCCCAGTCACGATAATAAAAAAGTTAAGATGACAAATATAATTGGCTGGTCAGCAATTGTTCTCTGTTTATTACTATTTATTTCGGCAGCTATGTTTTCAATTTCTGCTAAAGAAGCGGAATCAGCTATATACAGTAAAGATTTGCAGTTAAGGGGTAGCTATGCCTTGAAAGCCGCAAAATACAATCCACTAGATAGTACGAACCATATTATATTGGCCCAGACCTATTTTGCTTTGGGAAATAATGAGCAGGCAAGAAGCGAAGCTGAAAAGGCTGTTAGCTTAAGCCAATATAATATACAAAGCAGAATGATTTTAGTAAATATTGCTCTAAAAGAAAAAGATCACCAAAAAGCCGTTACCCAAATTCAAGAAGCGGTAAAGCTTGACCAGCTAAATCCCGCAGCATATGAAGCCTTGTCTTCAGTTTTGCTGAAGGCAGCTTACCTATCAAAGGATCAGGGCCAACTTAATAAGTCGTTAGAGTATTTAAAGCAACAACAGGCTATCCCCAATAAGATTAATCATTTTAGAAGTAAGCTCTCAGAGTCGGAATTGAAGATCAGTCGTATAAAACCTCAAGTTAGTAAAAAACTGATAGATAGCTTAAAAGAGGGGAAAAAGTTACAAGCAGAAATAATCGAAGACTTATTACCTAAAAACTATACAAAATGA
- a CDS encoding IS30 family transposase codes for MAVTFKSTTSVRSFKHLSVFERGQIAALLKEGKSQRYIAKKLGRSPSTISREIKRGTTTQRRSDLSTYEKYFPETGQAVYEKNRMNCGAKCKVAQVEGFLKFAENKILRDKWSPDVVVGACKKDPNWQNTAIVCTKTLYNYIDQGLLAVRNIDLTLKTRLKPKRKGLRPNKRIMGQSIDCRPAEVQQRQTFGHWEIDTVIGKRANDSVILTLTERKTRHELLFLLDAKDSQSVNKALLKLKDYYGERISQVFRTITADNGSEFSELANTLQQWGIKAYFTHPYSSWERGTNERHNGLIRRFVPKGKAIKDFSAATIYRIQNWLNKLPRKILGYKTPEECFCEELSKIA; via the coding sequence ATGGCTGTTACATTTAAGTCTACCACATCTGTACGTTCTTTTAAACACCTAAGTGTCTTTGAAAGAGGACAAATAGCTGCGCTGTTAAAAGAGGGTAAGAGCCAACGTTACATAGCTAAAAAATTAGGCCGCTCACCAAGCACAATTAGCCGGGAGATTAAAAGAGGAACTACAACCCAAAGGCGCTCTGACTTGTCAACTTATGAAAAATATTTTCCGGAAACCGGGCAGGCGGTTTACGAAAAAAATCGTATGAACTGTGGGGCAAAGTGCAAGGTGGCCCAGGTTGAAGGTTTTCTAAAATTTGCAGAAAACAAGATACTACGTGATAAATGGTCCCCGGATGTAGTTGTCGGTGCATGCAAAAAAGATCCCAATTGGCAAAATACTGCAATTGTTTGCACGAAAACCTTATATAACTACATCGATCAAGGGTTACTGGCTGTTCGTAATATCGATTTAACCCTCAAAACGAGATTAAAGCCAAAGAGGAAGGGATTACGTCCAAACAAACGAATAATGGGACAAAGTATCGACTGTCGACCGGCAGAAGTGCAACAACGCCAGACTTTTGGGCATTGGGAAATTGATACGGTAATAGGTAAAAGAGCAAATGATTCAGTCATTCTAACCCTAACTGAACGAAAAACCAGACATGAGCTACTTTTCCTTTTAGATGCTAAGGATAGCCAATCTGTTAATAAAGCCCTCTTAAAACTTAAAGATTATTACGGAGAACGAATTTCACAAGTATTTCGGACAATTACCGCTGATAATGGTTCAGAGTTCAGCGAATTGGCCAATACGTTACAACAATGGGGTATTAAAGCATACTTCACTCATCCCTATTCTTCTTGGGAACGTGGAACTAATGAACGCCATAATGGGTTAATACGCCGGTTTGTTCCTAAAGGGAAAGCCATTAAGGATTTTTCAGCGGCCACGATTTACCGCATACAAAATTGGCTAAATAAGCTTCCACGTAAAATATTAGGATATAAGACGCCTGAAGAATGTTTTTGCGAAGAGCTGTCCAAAATAGCTTAA
- a CDS encoding TolC family protein, with protein MRKFLCLKFILFTFLLSLFPTMAVAEDISQKQISLDLNQAIKRAFAYNPTLKNDEIELDKKTYLKDRAASYVRYTPVDYSFNPSDTNVLSTYTKAEFAERQQEKKIESDKRQLIIDVKTAYYNVLLKQQLLLQAQKNEYLAQVKFLQAKAKKEQGLITELDLLNASAAVESAKASVKESQTGLDNAYSDLNKLVNLDISARPVLTDTIEFKPEKIDVESKANIAAECSYESWSAEEAAKIADAIKIFEKYYDIGDWNVDQAKNTSNDTKDLIRKQARSLGLGLQYMEKKYDEIKANRKQAEEALRVVKMQQQVGLATKDAVLNAEIAYEKLKYAEMELASQYTTKLDLLLKLTGELNINI; from the coding sequence ATGCGCAAATTCCTATGCTTAAAATTTATACTTTTTACGTTTTTGCTATCTCTATTTCCGACAATGGCAGTTGCAGAAGACATATCTCAAAAGCAAATTAGCCTTGACCTTAACCAAGCAATAAAAAGGGCTTTTGCATATAATCCTACACTAAAAAATGACGAAATAGAACTTGACAAAAAAACCTATTTAAAAGACCGGGCCGCGTCATATGTACGTTATACCCCGGTTGATTATTCCTTTAATCCAAGTGATACTAATGTTTTATCCACTTATACTAAAGCGGAATTTGCTGAACGTCAACAAGAAAAGAAAATAGAGTCTGATAAACGACAACTCATAATAGATGTAAAGACCGCGTACTATAATGTTTTACTGAAGCAACAGTTATTGTTACAAGCACAGAAAAATGAATATTTGGCTCAAGTAAAATTTCTTCAGGCTAAGGCCAAAAAAGAGCAAGGATTGATCACTGAACTGGATTTGCTAAATGCGAGCGCCGCGGTAGAGAGTGCAAAAGCTTCAGTAAAAGAGTCCCAAACAGGTTTAGATAACGCATATAGCGATCTGAACAAGCTGGTTAACCTGGATATCAGTGCTAGACCTGTTTTAACCGACACTATTGAATTTAAACCAGAGAAAATTGACGTCGAGTCAAAGGCTAACATTGCAGCTGAATGTTCCTATGAATCTTGGTCAGCTGAAGAAGCTGCAAAAATTGCTGATGCCATAAAAATATTTGAGAAATATTATGACATAGGCGATTGGAATGTAGACCAAGCCAAGAATACTTCAAATGATACCAAGGATCTCATTAGAAAGCAAGCAAGGTCTTTGGGGTTAGGACTGCAATACATGGAGAAAAAATATGATGAGATCAAAGCAAATCGGAAACAAGCTGAAGAGGCTTTACGTGTTGTCAAAATGCAGCAGCAGGTTGGGTTAGCTACCAAAGATGCTGTATTAAATGCAGAAATAGCATATGAAAAACTAAAGTATGCTGAGATGGAACTGGCCTCACAATACACAACCAAACTAGATTTGTTGTTGAAATTAACAGGTGAGCTAAATATCAATATATAA
- a CDS encoding copper amine oxidase N-terminal domain-containing protein, with protein sequence MKRARKVVSIMVTLAMLIGLLLPAMPAAAVTDNKVTKVITVKNDFEGFLSTLSIKEDSNNVTGSVYAQDFKAGDSFVITLPDGVKFATYDSANGWQEVQEGWGIKDNDTNVYKTDFSGTVSGKTVEDQNGNSMITGNIPVEATFSNERTLNVTFTGNGNGESVFALNLFVIVDGASGDLNVDIDGLDSGVSSGEVLVARIVDGGSSDNKVLNVESIGDSNNQKVGTVRITEATAGNFEKGDEVTLTLNNGFKFNEETLNHITLMGGFAGYKYTKNSATSDNNQILASKTADDEITIKFGPGSTTWTKTSTRGIIEITPYVDVESDADYGDVTIDIDGDNVASQTVTVAKYGAYGATVTAKSVEEVIAGEKEVELGKLVIEETAAGSLVNGRKITIELPDFAKFAEGYDTLNTTLKEGDDVLSGNDFKVDPSDRHKAELTISRSSSAPKKAAKIEVELKKVNTSVANPGDINVKVTSSSGIEEQEVLVGKSIAPVTATVENVKDLKLGVQGQVAGDIIIKENKKGALKEGVLELNVPADGVKFAKTPTVEVTEGNIELGTVNKGTAKDGHTDDLIKINIDNDSTQPSTIKVSNVVFDIDRTVAVGGVQVKIKGTAVTETHNGVGADEDAYFDASTAASVYPGVVVNAAPEAGSASFNIGATVYTVNGVAKVMDAAPYIKDGRTYVPVRYLAYAIGVTDDNIQYDATTGTVTLTKGDKVVKLVIGDKNLSVGETVTAMDVAPEINNGRTMLPARFVAEAFGAQVGYGNGTVVISY encoded by the coding sequence TTGAAAAGAGCACGTAAGGTAGTCTCTATTATGGTTACACTGGCTATGTTAATTGGCCTGCTCCTGCCCGCCATGCCTGCGGCAGCTGTAACCGACAACAAAGTTACTAAAGTAATCACCGTGAAAAATGATTTTGAAGGTTTCTTATCTACTCTGAGTATTAAAGAAGATAGCAACAACGTTACTGGTTCTGTATATGCGCAAGATTTTAAAGCAGGTGATTCCTTTGTAATTACCCTCCCCGATGGTGTTAAGTTTGCTACCTATGATAGCGCTAATGGCTGGCAAGAAGTGCAAGAAGGGTGGGGCATTAAAGATAACGATACAAACGTTTATAAAACCGATTTTTCTGGTACCGTTTCCGGTAAAACTGTAGAAGATCAAAACGGTAACTCTATGATTACAGGTAACATTCCTGTTGAAGCAACTTTCTCTAACGAAAGAACATTAAACGTTACCTTTACAGGTAATGGTAACGGAGAAAGCGTATTTGCGCTAAACCTGTTTGTAATCGTGGATGGTGCTAGTGGCGATCTCAACGTAGATATTGACGGTTTGGATTCCGGGGTATCAAGCGGCGAAGTTTTAGTTGCACGTATCGTAGATGGCGGCAGCAGTGACAATAAAGTGCTGAATGTGGAAAGTATTGGCGATTCCAACAACCAAAAAGTTGGTACCGTCAGAATCACTGAAGCTACCGCTGGTAACTTTGAAAAAGGCGATGAAGTTACTTTAACCCTTAATAACGGCTTTAAGTTTAACGAAGAAACCCTGAACCACATTACCTTGATGGGTGGGTTTGCTGGTTATAAATATACCAAAAACTCTGCTACTAGTGATAACAATCAAATTTTAGCAAGTAAGACTGCGGATGATGAGATCACCATTAAATTTGGTCCTGGCTCAACTACTTGGACTAAGACCTCTACCCGTGGTATTATTGAAATCACTCCGTATGTAGATGTTGAGTCCGATGCTGACTATGGCGACGTAACCATTGATATTGATGGTGACAATGTTGCTTCCCAAACTGTTACTGTTGCTAAGTATGGCGCATATGGCGCTACTGTAACCGCTAAATCTGTTGAAGAAGTTATTGCTGGGGAAAAAGAAGTTGAATTAGGCAAACTGGTTATCGAAGAAACTGCTGCTGGTAGCTTGGTTAATGGTCGGAAAATTACCATTGAACTTCCCGATTTTGCTAAGTTTGCTGAAGGCTACGATACATTAAATACTACCCTCAAGGAAGGGGACGACGTTCTAAGTGGCAACGATTTCAAGGTTGATCCTTCCGACAGGCATAAGGCAGAATTAACCATTAGCAGATCTAGCTCAGCTCCTAAGAAAGCCGCCAAGATTGAAGTTGAACTGAAGAAAGTTAATACTTCTGTTGCAAATCCTGGCGACATCAATGTAAAGGTTACCTCCTCTTCTGGTATTGAAGAGCAAGAGGTGTTAGTTGGTAAGTCTATTGCTCCTGTAACCGCGACTGTTGAAAACGTTAAGGATCTCAAGCTGGGTGTTCAAGGCCAGGTAGCCGGTGACATCATCATTAAAGAGAATAAGAAGGGTGCTCTGAAAGAGGGCGTTCTTGAATTAAACGTTCCTGCTGATGGTGTTAAATTTGCAAAAACTCCTACCGTTGAAGTTACTGAAGGTAATATTGAACTTGGAACAGTAAACAAGGGTACTGCTAAAGATGGTCATACTGACGACTTGATTAAGATTAACATTGATAACGACAGCACCCAACCCAGCACCATTAAGGTGAGCAATGTAGTATTTGATATCGATCGTACCGTTGCAGTGGGTGGTGTTCAAGTTAAAATTAAAGGTACTGCTGTAACCGAAACCCATAATGGCGTAGGTGCAGATGAAGATGCATACTTTGATGCTTCCACCGCTGCTAGCGTATATCCCGGTGTTGTTGTAAACGCTGCTCCTGAAGCTGGTTCTGCCTCCTTCAACATTGGCGCTACCGTATACACTGTAAACGGTGTTGCAAAAGTAATGGATGCTGCTCCCTATATTAAAGATGGACGCACCTATGTTCCTGTTCGTTACTTGGCTTATGCCATTGGTGTAACTGATGATAACATCCAATACGACGCAACTACAGGCACTGTAACCTTAACCAAAGGTGACAAGGTTGTTAAGCTGGTTATTGGCGACAAGAACCTGTCTGTTGGTGAAACAGTAACCGCTATGGACGTAGCTCCTGAAATTAACAATGGACGTACTATGTTGCCTGCCCGCTTCGTAGCTGAAGCTTTCGGCGCACAAGTTGGTTATGGTAACGGAACTGTTGTAATCTCCTACTAG
- a CDS encoding copper amine oxidase N-terminal domain-containing protein, translated as MIKKMLASFMAGLGVSLIIISTPAYATDLFHNTDKILPPAPLIINEDSIDSILVPSKVLTDTLGLKFDYQPATKTVVLSKDNKKLMFYIDRNYYTQDGKNILLRSLVLPKISSGLIYLPLKPVSDYFGVVAEYDKDGDKITLKDGYWDLKNIVEWEQNLGKNSFGELVNIDDGILVPYGNKLAKINKDGYVAWTLVLGKEGDTPEEDQFVGTPLYAPDHNIYVATSDFKEGNKFTRILYKISKDGNIEWKTTYSTDFEGHKKPFDVTADKKYVYVTQKNMLMAYDHEGIKRWQYNPEGNMETNLIAINNRIATHRNDTIFLDTNPLALIKLDFKGNVIWKNYITTAGDLKCFVYDDSRGYGLIGQQLGEMKTMITLYDIMGQQRDWDRIVDGDLIAKPLIQDNTIYLPLTGRLLAVDLRGNKAWEIPISGLNTINLGSTGILAGTKDGRILIINSNGEIVFDRNIKSGVNQIEQIESNKLVVITEQKKLLGVSLK; from the coding sequence ATGATAAAAAAAATGCTTGCAAGTTTTATGGCAGGTCTGGGGGTTTCTTTAATTATCATTTCAACACCAGCTTATGCCACTGATCTTTTTCATAATACGGATAAAATTTTACCACCTGCACCTTTGATAATTAATGAAGATAGTATTGACAGTATATTAGTTCCGTCTAAGGTATTAACAGATACCTTAGGTTTAAAATTTGATTATCAACCAGCTACCAAAACAGTTGTGCTAAGTAAGGATAATAAAAAATTAATGTTTTACATTGATAGAAATTACTATACCCAGGATGGGAAAAATATCTTGCTTAGAAGTTTGGTTCTTCCCAAAATATCCTCAGGGTTAATTTACCTTCCTCTTAAACCTGTCTCAGATTATTTTGGTGTGGTCGCTGAGTATGATAAAGATGGTGATAAAATTACCCTAAAAGATGGATATTGGGATCTCAAAAATATTGTTGAATGGGAACAAAATCTTGGGAAAAACAGTTTTGGAGAATTAGTAAACATAGATGATGGGATACTGGTACCTTACGGGAATAAGTTAGCAAAAATAAATAAAGATGGTTATGTGGCTTGGACATTAGTATTGGGAAAGGAAGGGGATACACCAGAAGAGGATCAGTTTGTCGGTACACCTTTGTATGCACCTGATCACAATATTTATGTAGCCACTTCTGATTTTAAAGAGGGCAACAAGTTTACTAGGATACTTTATAAAATTTCGAAAGATGGCAATATTGAGTGGAAAACTACCTATTCGACAGATTTTGAGGGGCATAAGAAGCCTTTTGATGTAACGGCTGATAAAAAATATGTATATGTTACTCAAAAAAATATGCTAATGGCTTATGATCATGAAGGGATAAAAAGGTGGCAATATAATCCAGAGGGCAATATGGAAACGAATTTAATAGCAATTAACAATAGGATTGCGACACACCGAAATGACACAATATTCCTGGATACAAATCCATTAGCTCTAATAAAACTTGATTTTAAAGGTAATGTAATATGGAAGAATTATATAACAACTGCAGGAGATCTTAAATGCTTTGTTTATGATGATAGCAGAGGTTATGGGTTGATAGGCCAACAGCTTGGTGAAATGAAAACTATGATTACATTGTACGACATAATGGGCCAACAGCGAGATTGGGATCGAATTGTAGACGGGGATTTAATAGCAAAGCCACTTATACAAGACAATACAATTTATTTGCCCCTCACAGGACGACTTCTTGCCGTAGACTTAAGAGGAAATAAGGCTTGGGAAATACCTATTAGTGGACTTAACACCATCAACTTAGGGAGTACAGGAATCCTCGCCGGAACAAAAGATGGGAGAATATTGATTATAAACTCAAATGGCGAAATAGTTTTCGACAGAAATATTAAATCAGGTGTAAATCAAATCGAACAAATTGAAAGTAATAAGCTAGTGGTTATCACGGAACAGAAAAAACTGCTAGGAGTTTCTCTTAAATAG
- a CDS encoding rod shape-determining protein → MFGLSSDIGVDLGTASVLVYVKGKGIVLREPSVVAINKDTGRIIAVGEEARRMLGRTPGNIVATRPLREGVIADYDVTEKMLRYFINKANGKRWFFRPRVMVCIPSGVTGVEERAVRQAAISAGARSAHLIEEPLAAALGAGIDISEPSGSMVVDIGGGTSDVAVLSLGGIVCSRSIRVGGDKFDEAIVRYIRKEFNLMIGERTGEEIKVEIATAFPQNTPEREMQIRGRDLITGLPKAVTVNSHQIYHAIEEPLEAVVGAVKEVLEITPPELAADIVNKGIVMTGGGSLLHGLDSLISEETGLPVYVAEDAISCVAIGTGKALAMMNVLPKPKSSKLFKKVVG, encoded by the coding sequence ATGTTTGGACTAAGCTCCGACATCGGAGTAGACCTGGGCACCGCCAGCGTCCTGGTCTATGTTAAAGGAAAAGGCATCGTACTTCGTGAACCCTCGGTGGTAGCCATAAACAAAGACACCGGCCGCATCATCGCCGTAGGCGAAGAAGCCCGCCGCATGCTGGGCCGTACGCCCGGCAATATTGTGGCCACCCGCCCTTTAAGAGAGGGCGTTATTGCTGATTACGACGTAACCGAAAAAATGCTCCGTTACTTTATTAATAAAGCCAACGGTAAACGCTGGTTCTTCCGCCCCCGGGTCATGGTCTGCATCCCCTCCGGTGTCACCGGCGTCGAAGAAAGAGCCGTCCGCCAGGCCGCCATCTCCGCCGGCGCCCGCAGCGCCCACCTGATAGAAGAGCCCCTGGCTGCCGCATTGGGAGCAGGTATCGACATCTCCGAACCCAGCGGTTCTATGGTGGTCGACATCGGCGGCGGCACCTCCGACGTGGCCGTCCTCTCCCTGGGCGGCATCGTCTGCAGCCGCTCCATCCGGGTCGGCGGTGACAAATTTGACGAAGCCATCGTCAGATATATTAGGAAGGAATTCAACCTGATGATCGGCGAGCGCACCGGTGAGGAAATCAAAGTAGAAATAGCCACCGCCTTCCCCCAAAACACTCCCGAGCGGGAAATGCAAATCCGCGGCCGCGACCTGATCACCGGCCTGCCTAAAGCCGTAACGGTCAACAGCCACCAGATTTACCACGCCATCGAAGAGCCGCTGGAAGCAGTAGTCGGCGCGGTAAAAGAAGTATTAGAAATAACCCCGCCGGAACTGGCAGCAGATATTGTCAACAAAGGTATCGTTATGACCGGCGGCGGTTCCCTGCTTCACGGCCTTGATTCACTGATTTCCGAAGAAACCGGACTCCCGGTTTACGTGGCGGAAGATGCTATTTCCTGTGTAGCCATCGGCACAGGCAAGGCACTGGCCATGATGAATGTATTGCCGAAGCCGAAGAGTAGTAAGTTGTTTAAGAAGGTAGTTGGCTAG
- the spoIIID gene encoding sporulation transcriptional regulator SpoIIID, translating into MQDYIQKRVLDICAYILETKATVRKAAQVFQVSKSTVHKDMTERLPSLNKQLAQEVKAILDENKAERHLRGGEATRRKYKEII; encoded by the coding sequence ATGCAAGACTACATCCAAAAGCGGGTGCTGGACATATGTGCTTATATCCTGGAGACAAAGGCCACCGTTCGCAAAGCCGCCCAGGTTTTCCAGGTCAGCAAAAGCACAGTCCATAAAGACATGACCGAAAGGCTCCCGTCCCTAAATAAACAACTGGCCCAGGAAGTAAAAGCAATCCTGGATGAAAACAAAGCAGAGCGCCACCTGAGAGGTGGCGAAGCCACCCGGCGCAAGTACAAAGAAATAATCTAA
- a CDS encoding M23 family metallopeptidase, with product MWPFEDTLRGQDPIRKFREWLKKWLFGGNRLYAVITIVLVAAVSLLSAYGFYAWQKAPNTGEVVTINKGTLPTNCPQGQPPCRQNNNNQAAQNQTRPGLAPVEVKPEEMVKPVMGPVLTNVGMTFSQVFKDYRYNTGVALGAKPGAEVKVIMPGTVTLVASGEQGTRQVNIDHGNGWQSSYSGLDQVQVKAGQKLAAGAVLGTLGQYQRTDGVLENHLYLKVTRYGKPIDPNIYWK from the coding sequence ATGTGGCCCTTTGAAGACACCCTGCGGGGCCAGGACCCCATCCGGAAATTCCGCGAATGGCTGAAAAAATGGCTGTTTGGCGGCAACCGCCTATACGCCGTAATTACCATTGTTCTGGTGGCTGCTGTTTCACTGCTGTCGGCCTATGGCTTCTACGCCTGGCAAAAAGCACCAAATACCGGTGAAGTAGTAACCATCAATAAAGGAACCCTGCCAACTAATTGCCCGCAGGGCCAACCCCCTTGCCGGCAAAACAACAATAACCAGGCAGCCCAAAACCAGACCAGGCCCGGCCTGGCCCCGGTAGAAGTCAAACCCGAAGAAATGGTTAAACCCGTCATGGGGCCGGTACTGACCAACGTGGGCATGACCTTCTCCCAAGTATTTAAAGACTACCGCTATAACACCGGTGTGGCCCTGGGGGCTAAACCCGGTGCCGAAGTAAAAGTAATCATGCCCGGCACCGTAACCCTGGTTGCCTCAGGTGAACAAGGCACCAGGCAAGTAAACATCGACCACGGCAACGGCTGGCAATCCAGCTACAGTGGTTTGGACCAGGTACAAGTCAAAGCCGGACAAAAATTAGCTGCCGGTGCCGTGCTGGGCACCCTTGGCCAATACCAAAGAACGGACGGAGTATTAGAAAACCACCTGTACTTAAAAGTAACCAGGTACGGCAAACCAATAGACCCCAATATTTACTGGAAATAA